The Eulemur rufifrons isolate Redbay chromosome 3, OSU_ERuf_1, whole genome shotgun sequence DNA segment ATATACAGTAATTAACCTCAGTTGTTATATGAGATTAATCAAAAACAACACTAGATGCTAACACGAAATATTTATACTACAATTTATTGTTATTTGATGTATCTAAAATTTACTAACAGTATGTTTGATTAATTATCCACCTTATCTGCTAAATTGCCTCCAAATGTCTGCtgactattaaataaaaaatttattttcaagatgaaaatttGCCAAAACAGGATATTTTAAGAATGTTCAGGTTATTTCAACTATTCCAAATGgaactttaaaaatggttttgaaaATACAGTGATCGCTGGAATAAAGGTATTATAGTCttaatcactttgggtaataatACTCATTTGGACATTCTAATTTGTCTATATAAACTCAAATCAAATCTGAAgatcattgttttttaaaactgtgaactGCAACTCATCAGTGGGTAGTCTAATCCATTTACTGGTTTGCAATCGGCAATGGgggaaaaatgagaataagaatGCACTCCATATAGTAATGGAACCTCCTGTTTTCTGAAACTTTTGTTTCAATTAGATATACAGAtggatgtgcatgtgtgtactaGGATgctatgtaaaatatttcttgCTAGCATTGCAGTCAAAAAACTGACTGAATTTATCCCTGGATATCTTCAGTGAATttagtctttaattttaaaagaatgtctgTTCTTGTTAAACAGTGGTTTCTAACATTTACAACATCATTTTTAGGCCAAGTTGTATTAAGAGATTTTGAGACAGCATTTTGTTGTGGAAAGATTAAGTCAGGATACTCTTTGCTAGTCCCAACTGTCACTTAGCAGaacttttaatctttaaattttggCAGGTGACTCAATTGCGCTTCAGTTTCCCCctaggtaaataaaataaaaaaaaaaaggtaatactCTTCATACCATATAATGTTGTGAAGGTTTATTAAGAATATGTAAGACAGAGTTCTGTAGAGCAGGCAATATTATTAAGAAGATAACACGTCATATTGTTACCTTTTAAAACAACTTTGCTCTCTGAACAAAAGATTTGCAATTTTATGTCCCCAAAGGAAACTGACATAGGCTATAGTTCCAAGACACTAAAGTCAAACAAATGTAGATATGAAAATAACCTTAGAATAATAAAAAGCTCCAGTTGGAAACCTGTTTCAAGCTATAAAGTATATAGAATTCTGAGGACTAAAATTAGAATTACTATCTTAGGTCAAATGTCACCCATTCCTTGTTTTCTTCTCCCATTTCTTGAGTGTTAAAGGATGTAAGTCAATGTTTATATTtccctttatcaaatatattccaaaatgaaaaaaaaaggacttAATATTTAGACTGTATTCTATAACTTTTCTCCATTAACATTCATAAATAAGAGCTAACTACTTATCAATGTGAAACCTGTTAAAGGACTTGGTGAAGAATTTCTACAGGACTGAGAGGCCCTGTGTTCTATCCAATCTCAGCTCCACCTAAGACATGTTGAATCACAACTGAGGCAAATTTATCGTCATTCTTAATAAGATAGTATATGTCTGTCCACTTTCACCAATCTCTACTCTATGCTCTCCAACTTGAGTGCCAAAAGAATTTAATGTAATATGTTCTATGTGGCAACTGTAAACATATGACTTTACCActttctttcatctgtaaaataataatacagaaataaacaagttAATATATGTGAATACTTAGATGAATTCCCTACATAAAGTCAGTGCATATCAGACTAGCtgctgttgctgttattattgctTTCTTGGTTCTAAAATTTTTTCTGGGCTTGTCTGAAAACCTAACAACCATGACAttatagaacaaaaatatttcatgaataaaagcaacaaaaatatatagcacTTCTGTAGTACTTTCCATGTagaaactcatttaatcttcccaacaaccttatgaggtaggtaacattattaattccattttgcagatggggaccCTGAGGTAATGAACTTCCTCAAGTCACAGTTAGTAAGTCATGGAACAGATTCTAATCTAGGCAGAAAGCTATTTTGCTTTATTGTCTCTCCAAAATGAcaaccaataatttttttttttacaattataagtgatttttattttctcctttatgcctttctatatttttaaattttttacaataaACATATCAAAAGAATGATTTGAAAATAGTTGGCAACTGAATTCTCCAGGCAAAAATTTTCAATCATTACCCATTTTAGATTACCATTCTGTTgtacagtgatttttaaatattgtatcaTTTAAGAATACATgagtagactttttaaaaaaatattttatttttaattgtggtaacaaacatataacataaaatttagcaaTAACCATTCTGACCAAGGCATTAACATAAGGGGgtgcattttgttttccttttcttaaaaataacaatcTCCAATCCATTGttcaatcaattaaaaaatgatttaaaaactaaattgtaAAGGCGTATTACATGTAATAGCTGTAACATATAaaactaaatttctaaaattcaaagtttttaaaatacaggataTTTGGAAATTGGAGCAATATATCAGTGAACATTCagaaaaggagaatttttaaGCATTCCTGAATTCATTTTGAATACAGATGCAGATATATAGGTATATAGGAAATATACAGGTATTTCCTGTATATAGGAAATATATAGGTATACAGATGTggatatataagaaatatataggTATTTCTTAAAGTACagtatattttgtaaaaatttaatatagagACTAGCAAAAGACAGATTactgaggaaaaataaacaaaaatagactGTATGTAATGACATCTACGTCGTCATTATATGACTTCCTCTTCTTACTAAGACTTGATTTCATTAATTGTTGGTTAAAACAATTTTCAATTTCTCAACTTTTTAATTGGCCATGATGATGAAATCTTagggaaatcattttttaaaaattgatgtgaTATCAAAGCATTCCCAGAATACTTAGGTAGGATAtctcaatataaaaatatcattttgccagatgtacaaaaattaaaagtaaaacccTACCACTTAAAATTTTGTAGTACTCTGAGCTATTAGATCAAATCCATCCTTATCCATAATTGAAAAGATTCCTTAATGgtatgaatatttaaatagaagTAGCACTCAGATAAAACAGACCTTTCTAATACTTACGAATGTCTAGGATCTCCAAGAAAAGCTAGCTTAAACTACTTCAGTCAACTTGTTACACTCTATGAGCTTGCAAGTGAGTAGGTTTAAACTATTGATTAGAATGGGATTTTTAGATCATCCAGATATATTTGTTTTTAGGTTCTCTTTCAAATGGATGAAGAAAAGTTTGTTTTATctcaaataaaaagtataaatgttGTGTAACACTCACATAATCACATCTGTCCCTGAGACCTGTAATACTGAGTTCCACTTCCAATTCTGCCATTAATTTCTGTAGGCCAAAAAAATCTCTCTAGATTTCATTTTCCTTACTTGCAATATTAAGGAGTTTGATgactttcattgttttaaattattatatgatGCTGACATCTATGTAAACATGCTTCATTctctcattcttatttttaagaaattacttTGAGGACATAAACCAAACAGGAAGTTCTGAATTTCAATTAGCATAAAttgtaagaaacaatggtaatTACATTAAGCACAATATAGTGAATGTATCAGATACAATTAAATATACCTAGAGCAACATAGAATAATCTCATTCTTAAAACACTGTAggtcaattaataaataaaagaatcaggTTTATGTTTCAATAATCAGGTTCACCTAAGGGTGTCTGCCAAAGAAAATGCTGGAACCTGGGTTAGACAGTGCTTTATAACTCAGATAAAATGGGCCTGTGAATTTACAGAGGATTGAGCAGAACCTCTTAGTAGTAGGGCTTTTCATCTATGCCAATCACCTTTATCTGTGCTAGTTCCTATTTTTCAACTTCCCTATCCAGTTCTACATCTCAGccattccttttgttttttaaatatctatttgaaATTCTACAACTCCCTGACTAATCCGAACTAAGTTTCTTTTCATACTACCATTAACCTCTACTCTAAGCCTGCTGTCCTCATAATCCTCTTAAAAATGTGGCAGTTTCCTAAACATGTACTTGTATATGAAAATGGCttcaatatatatgtgtatgcacaaACAGAGCCAACAGCCATCTTCCAAATATTGGTTTATAGCCTGGCTTTATCAGAATATCTTGAGAATACTACCAGAAGTACAAATTCCTAGGCTTTACACCACAGCTCCTAATCAGCATCTCTTAAAACAACTTTCCCATTTAGATGAGAAGGCAGTTGAGGGTACCTCATAAATGGCAATActgttttttcccatttaaaaagtaattttttaaatttttaaacatactatCCTTGGAAGTGCTTTGTCTAAGAAAAATGAGGAATTATCTACTTGTGAAAGAATAcacaaatggataaatatgtaaAGACCTCATCATATTAGGATTGTTTTCACTCAGATGAAAGCTGAGCTCTGCACTCATGTATATCACTGTACTATTTTccaaggaacaacaacaaaaagtagtGAAAATAAGATCTAGGGGAAATGTTATAGTAACTTAAGCAAGGGTAGGGTGGCAGTGTTCCTAAGCAATTCCGAGGTGTCTATTTGTGAAGAAACAACTTATATTTTATAGAATCcaaaattcacttttcttttttcacattatcTCTGAAATCAAAATATACCACCCAACTGACAGCATCTTACAACTAACTGGCAGCATTTTTCTTCCTTCGTAATAACAAAAGAATAGCATGTCCTACAATCTATGTTATTTTAGATCCAATAAAGTACTATAAACACTAATTCTTCTCTTGTCATAAAAGACAGTTCCTCTAAAAACTGCAATTAGGAAAAAATTTGTTAGTCGGTTTGCATTTCATGGTACATGAAAGCAAGgaatgtattctatttttttaaaaaagctaaaattattaattcaagTTACTACCCCTCACTCTTTCTCCAAGCTAGTCAGTCTTGACTATCACCAGTACCCTTACAATTAACAACTGAAAAAATAAGACCCAACAGAAAATGTACTCAAGAGTACCATATATGCAGTCACTGTCTTCTGGGCTTCATCTTTAAACTAAGGCGTAGATAAACTCCAAGGCTCCTTTTGGCTCTTAAAGTCTAGGATGCTAgaactttaattattaataataagctCAGCACAAAGTTTCGCATTTCTTCTTCTCTACCCAGTTCCACTGTGCAGTTCAAAATTAGCAAGTCATAAGAAAGTGGTCAGTGTGTTTGTCTTGTTTGTCAAACTATGACATATAAGGAAGAATGAGGCTTAAAAAACAAAGTAGATCTTTGGGGAATAAGATGTTGAAAAATTCACCAGTACTCTTAAGAGTTCACAGGAGAGAATGATCTTAAACCACTTTCTGCTGTAAACCTTCCACTTGGTGACActaaaaataatgtgattttattataatcattacctacttgtgaatatttatttcaaaaaagtaTGTAGATTATCAATTTGACTTCTAAGACctattttatgcttatttttctagccttttcacatttaaaaaagaaaaaagaaaatgaggaaaagaaacaaagggaggaagaaagttAAGACTAAAATCTGCTTAGTGTGAGCATTTAGAGCCTCTAAGCAGCTTATCAGTGGGTACCATCTCTTACATCTCCATGGCTTATCAAAGTGCCTAACACAAGGGATTTCTGAAGTGAACTGCTTTTGTGGACTGGTAGTACACAAGTACAGATATTATCTAGTGAATCCTTAATTATAGTTGGCCAAATCATAATATCCAGTTTTGACATAATTAAGCagaacttgctttaaaaaaaagtcacaataaTTAAAAAGCTCACAGTTAATTTTACTCTAACACCTGCTTAGAAGAAGGCTTTAAGAACTGAAATGGTTGTTTACTAAAAAtcctaaaagataatttttaaaacagaataaaggaaGTATATAAGTACCTAAACTTTTGTTGGTTCTTAGCCTTGCCTTACTAGGGAAAAAAGGAGGGGAGTGAGGAAAATAAGACCGGGAGACTATCTGAGCAGAGGGTAGATAAGGAAGGTAGATAATTTTTAACAAGCCTGGAATGAGTCTTACAGagtaatttcattgttttttaaaggcCAAGCCCAGCTTTTGATGAAGACAGCAGAAAGGATTCCATTccaagaagccaaacacaaaatgTGTAGTTGTAGCATTTGCAGTTCTGCTCTAACAATGGATATTCACAGACAGACCTCAATATACTTTTCATAAACCACCACTCACATTCTTATAAAATACACTACCATTCTGCTAAACTATGGGAAACAGGTTATTGGCACCTTATGATTAGTCATATATTAATTATTCATGTGGCTCAAAactaccaaaataaaataaaaagggcacCAGAAAGCAAGCAATGATAATTACCTCAGTTAAAGCCCCTGTCTCCACTACAAAACTGCCTGAGGCTTGAGTTACTTAAATAATAAAGAATCTTTCttcaaaactataaatatattcagCATTTTGAAAAACCAGTAACAAAGAAAAATGGTATAAGATCTCTGtaacttttaatttctaagatATCCAACTTTTTCCACTGGGTTACAGTCTTATGAGCTCTGAGATTTCGACACATCCattctaaaactaaaatatattttaaaataaatatcatttactACTTGTCTGTATCATGGATTTCTATCCTTTAGTAGTATAGGTTGAGGATACCTTAATTTTAGTTGCTACTAAATTTTACTTGAAGTTGATGAGAAAAAACTAGCAATGACAGTGATACCTAATACTAGGAAATTTtgttacaaatttaaattttggtaaaatgTAACTGGCAATTGGTTTCTGTCTTCTGGCCAGTCCTGCAATTTTAAATGGGTATACTAAAATTCTTATCTTCtgtggaggaaaggaagaaacaagaggCAACCCTATTTGGAGAAACAGGAAGTTAGAAGATGGGTACCTGAGTTACCAATATTTTTCCAGTTCAACCTCCCTGGATTTGGTTGATGATACAAGCACCATCAATCCTAAAATTCTTGGAATAGTTGCTGTTTTCCCAGAAGCTCCAAGATCCAGAGTTGTCACTATGAATATTTAAGTGAGAGGAAACTGCCACAACTAGGCAGTGCCATACAGGGACATTCTGAGTGGCCCAGCAGGACTCTAAACTCTTGCTAGCAACATGCACCGACCTGCCATGGTCACTTCATCAAGTTCATAATAATGCAACTCTAAATTTCACATGATGGAATTTTGGGGATACTACTTATCCTTTCATTGTATGGTTCTACTGTACCACTTCTCCCAGTAAGACTTCACATCCACACttcacatttctcttttcctgtgtTCAGGTCTTTCCTCAACACCCTCTTCTGAATGGAGAAACTGTTGGCTAGTTTTCAAGATTTCATTATATAAGACAACTAATACTTACAGAACACATTTATAAACTTAGGAACAACAAAAGTATACTACTTATATTTAGAATCAGAAATGTTCATGTATTCCTATGCTACATGACACCATTTTTTTCAGTCACTTataaaatgaattcattaatGATATCAcaatatccccatcattaagtttttaatctattatttattttaaacagcaACCCAACTTACCCGAACAAGTGCATTCACTAATGATATCACAATATCCCCATCATTAGGTTtttaatctattatttattttaaacagcaACCCAACTTACCCGAACAAGTGCATCATCTATAATATGGTCACGTCTGACTTTGAGTCTCAGATATGGATTCAACTGCTGTCCCTGAACTAAGCTGTAGAGAACAGTGATTCTTCGTTCACTGTACATGCGAATTCTGTTGTCATAATATAATCCCAAATTCTTTGTGACAGCATTCAATATAAAGGGACATGTCATAAAAGAGAATTTGTTCTCTGTTTCTACTTTGAAAAAAGTATAATCTTTATCCATTTCTAGAACTTCATTCAGTGGTTCATTAATAAACTCTTCAAAAGGGATAAGTGGTTTTCGACAATCCAGAGTTTTAACACCAAGTTCTGTTTCCAGTGGGTCCACTCGAGGacctttcttgtttcttctttcctctcccaaAAGCTCCTGAAGTGTCAATTCACTGGACTCAGGGATGGGCTCTTCATCATCTTCTTCATTGTGATTTGTGTCCACATCCCCTCCCACTACATTTGCATAGTAAACCATTTTCAAGCACTTCGAAGCAGCAACAATGGAATCATCATCGTTCACTAGATTTCGACTGTTAAATTCATTGCTTATGACTTTGTAAGTAATAAGTTGCTGAAATGTTTCCATCATTCTCCGAATCTGGTCTGCATTGTATTTAGACCACAGTCTAATCAGTTTTCCTTGGGCTGCAAGGGGTAGCTTGCTCATTGCTTTGCAAAATAATGGCAGAGCCATTTCCAGATATTCAGGACTGTGGAGATTTCTGTTCTCCATTACAATAATGAACAAATTCAGATAATTAGGATCTCGGGAGTATACATTGTGATACATCAAGTCACATTCCACATTAGGTGACAAATATACAAGTGCATTGAGAAAGgcagtttctattttttcattagaGAGCAATCTGGTATAAACTCTTCTAATGGCATCAATATCCACAGATACATCATCAGGGCCTAATTTTTGTAAATTGTTGTCTCCCTGTGAGCTATCACCTATCCTCGAGGAAGATGCTTCTGAATCTTCTTCCATAGCAGCAGCAGAACTTGcagctttttccttttcatcttcatCCTTGTCTTCGTCCTTTCCTTGAAGAGATTTTAACTCTTCTTTGGTGTGTTGTTTGACTTTACGAAAGCTCTGTACCAGTGCCTCGGCACTAGAAAAAACTCTTCCAATAACACGGATTAAAGGTGAataatcctctctctctctacataatTCAAGAATTTCATATACCTTCTCTTCTGTTAAGTAAGTCACATCtagaaaatcagagaaaaaagagaacatttacTTCCATAATATgcatgtttattttgttgttattaagtTCTAAAAGTAAAACAGCCAAACATTCTGGACTCAATATCATTTATGATTTACAACTCTTAAAGAAAAGAAGTATCTAATACTTAGATTCAGCACACAAAATATAACACCTACCTATTTTCTCGATGAACTACTAACACCAACAACCTCACTCATTCTTTCACATTCTTTCAACAGTACATAGCTTTTAATGAGGTCATGAGAGTATAAACTCTCTTCACAATCAACGTATCTATTGACGTGTAGCTTTAACTGTAAATATGAACCAATATATCATGTGCTGATTCACCATAATACATTTCCTGTGACTTCACTATAGAGCAAAAACACTACTACTCTCCTGAGAGGCTTCATCCTTGTTTCACTACTGTTCTCAAAAGACTAAGGAAggcaaggttttaaaaaaagttcctTCAATATCATCTTTTGGAAATGGCTCTTTTCATACTTTCGTATGTATTAAAAGTAAACTGGTTCTTTTTGGGTCCACCTAGTTTGTTCCAGAGGGTCCATTCTGTGGGTGATTGAAAAGAATACACCATTTCTCATAAGCTCTTAAGTTGAAACTGCCATCTGCAGCCAGGAATCAGGTACCTTACAGAGTGACAGAAAATAGTTTTTGGGCAACGAAAAACAAATAGTGGGAGGAAGGCAACTTATGAGCAGACAAGTAGCATAGAGACTATGTAGTCAGCAAAatctatttcctcttccttctggaTACAAAGTTTCATCACATTTCCCAACTTTCTAGGGTGTTATTTTCAAGCCAAGGCTTTCCCCTTCTGGCTAATgaatgaaagatattttattttacaggtaaaaacaaatgatatattttgtatacattttgtaAATTTCTAGAGATTATATTGGTCAAACAACATAATGCTGAAAAGTCTTAACCCATCCCTTGAATCAATAAAGGGACAGACTTGTCATCATTGGATCAAATACTTAAGCATAATTTTAGATGTACATAATCTAACCTTCATTGTGTCAAATATACCCTCATACATGTACTGTACAACATATAGAATTTTTAATACGATTCTTACCtttgttttaatacatttatttcacaGTAAAAGacaatatgaaatgtaaatgataaatgaatgaatggcttcCAAAGTTGAACCACAAAACTTTTATCACACCACTAATCCGATCTGTGGCCCAGCTACAGGAGTGCCAACACCTGTATAGTTTCTTTTATGAGCCCTAACTCTTTCAGAATTAATTCTCAGGTttgttctattaaaaatatttaaatatctttagttAAACATCAGTAATTGCTCCTCAAGAAGCATAAAACCACTAACTGGAAGCCTATTTCTCATTATTTGAATTGGAAAATTTTATAATACCTTCTTAGAAGACAATGCAAAACCCCTAATTTcctaaaatgtaaccaaaacacaGAATATACTTATTATAAATAACTATCCTGTTAGGACATAAAACACTTAACTTCCTTATCATCATATAATAAGGTTGTTAACAAAGACTCCTTCTGCATGTTGTAACAGAGCCTATCTCAGGGAGATCAGCATTCTAGACCCACATAGCCTTTGTTGATATGTCATGCTTTCAGAATATCTTCAAATGATTTAGACAGTTATAATCCAATCTAGAATTTACCTGTACTTTTTCCACCTAGTGTTTTTAATATGTTGAATTGAGTTTTTcagatatatatacatgtgtgtgcatatgtatatacacatatatataaattagtcAAAAACACTGCAATAAGATATAGATATTCATACAGTTTGGTTATCAAGAAAAAAGTGTTCTAGTAAGAcaatattaaatgagacattttTGTAAGATTTACGTGcatattttgtaataaatgtgtgttcctgaaaatattcttaattcaTAATATTTCACTTCTAAAAAAGTCCTATGCAAAAAGAGTTTGGGGTCAGCC contains these protein-coding regions:
- the UBE3A gene encoding ubiquitin-protein ligase E3A isoform X4, producing the protein MEEDSEASSSRIGDSSQGDNNLQKLGPDDVSVDIDAIRRVYTRLLSNEKIETAFLNALVYLSPNVECDLMYHNVYSRDPNYLNLFIIVMENRNLHSPEYLEMALPLFCKAMSKLPLAAQGKLIRLWSKYNADQIRRMMETFQQLITYKVISNEFNSRNLVNDDDSIVAASKCLKMVYYANVVGGDVDTNHNEEDDEEPIPESSELTLQELLGEERRNKKGPRVDPLETELGVKTLDCRKPLIPFEEFINEPLNEVLEMDKDYTFFKVETENKFSFMTCPFILNAVTKNLGLYYDNRIRMYSERRITVLYSLVQGQQLNPYLRLKVRRDHIIDDALVRLEMIAMENPADLKKQLYVEFEGEQGVDEGGVSKEFFQLVVEEIFNPDIGMFTYDESTKLFWFNPSSFETEGQFTLIGIVLGLAIYNNCILDVHFPMVVYRKLMGKKGTFRDLGDSHPVLYQSLKDLLEYEGNVEDDMMITFQISQTDLFGNPMMYDLKENGDKIPITNENRKEFVNLYSDYILNKSVEKQFKAFRRGFHMVTNESPLKYLFRPEEIELLICGSRNLDFQALEETTEYDGGYTRDSVLIREFWEIVHSFTDEQKRLFLQFTTGTDRAPVGGLGKLKMIIAKNGPDTERLPTSHTCFNVLLLPEYSSKEKLKERLLKAITYAKGFGML